A single Apium graveolens cultivar Ventura unplaced genomic scaffold, ASM990537v1 ctg5209, whole genome shotgun sequence DNA region contains:
- the LOC141702479 gene encoding putative protein phosphatase 2C 6, which translates to MEDALATLHKFIKIPIQMLIGDRALNGMTKCLSHLTTHFFRVYDGHGGSQVANYFQERFHIALDEELDLLMAILSHGSTIVDCQEQWKHAFFDTFLKVDTEIGEGANVTPLAPENVGSTAAVAIVCSSHIIVANCGDSRVVLCRGKESLALFQFFEKHLQERQCY; encoded by the exons ATGGAAGATGCACTTGCAACTTTacataaatttattaaaattccGATTCAAATGCTAATCGGTGATCGAGCTCTTAATGGAATGACAAAATGTCTAAGCCACTTAACAACTCATTTTTTTAGAGTGTATGATGGTCATGGAGGCTCCCAG GTTGCAAACTATTTCCAGGAGCGATTTCATATTGCTTTGGATGAGGAGTTGGACCTTCTTATGGCCATATTGAGTCATGGAAGTACTATTGTTGATTGCCAAGAGCAGTGGAAGCATGCATTTTTTGATACTTTTCTCAAGGTTGATACTGAGATCGGAGAAGGAGCTAATGTTACACCTCTTGCTCCAGAAAATGTTGGCTCTACTGCTGCTGTTGCTATTGTTTGTTCATCCCATATCATTGTGGCAAATTGTGGTGATTCTAGAGTGGTTCTGTGCCGTGGAAAAGAATCTTTGGCATTATTCCAATTTTTTGAGAAGCATCTACAAGAGAGGCAGTGTTACTAA
- the LOC141702478 gene encoding protein ACCELERATED CELL DEATH 6-like codes for MDSTLYNAVINDDINVLQEMEGMLNLSDQRTPTNNTVLHLACQYGSIKFVEQILRVPESLLLEINSRGETALHLAAREGHYKVVAALINAAKSLILQPNCLQTLIRTTNFELETALHAAVRYNHNDVVKLLCTEDPSQSQPENNRKETPLYLASIRRCTDVMKTILDNCESPSFGGPDGRTALHAAVLDDSESECLKILLDRNKDLVKVADKYGWTAFHYVAYYDYDTLVESLVRADRSVAYLADKKYSRTALHVAAYKGSVGVMKELLKYFPDLVDILDMSGRNVLHIAVEKGQKDVIRFICSRGFKAINNLFIQKDIRDGNTPLHLIAMLGCYVEEVMDLKALDWEVLNNRDETPLDLLRISNIKPDQFLQETGINKVMIEETLIKANVKQHKYLRSTQKEPDIEMGEWENTVKTLTSVMVTEFNKVLSTHMILAALIATVALTAGFSMPGGFNGNEGPTQGSPILLRKAAFRTFIVTDAVALLSSISSLFLYFMTTIDRHGLLLENLVHISALLNVVSVTSMMLAFITGTYAVLAHSSALAITVCVISSLFFYLLMSVFSYLLLFNGNIYLFFTILALQPLKLPLASTAGACKKYLKSLKMRMTLTKSTENKSESIV; via the exons ATGGATTCTACATTGTATAATGCTGTCATTAATGATGATATCAATGTCCTCCAGGAGATGGAGGGCATGCTTAATCTCAGCGATCAACGGACTCCGACAAATAATACAGTGCTTCATCTTGCCTGCCAATATGGGAGCATTAAATTTGTCGAACAGATTTTAAGGGTCCCTGAATCACTACTATTGGAGATCAACTCCAGAGGTGAGACTGCGCTTCACCTTGCAGCACGAGAAGGACACTATAAAGTGGTTGCAGCACTTATTAATGCAGCTAAGTCGTTGATTCTACAGCCTAATTGTCTCCAAACTTTGATTAGAACCACCAATTTCGAACTTGAAACTGCCTTGCATGCTGCTGTACGTTACAATCACAACGATGTGGTTAAACTGCTGTGTACAGAAGATCCAAGCCAGTCACAACCTGAGAATAACCGTAAAGAAACTCCACTCTACTTGGCTTCTATTAGGCGTTGCACTGATGTAATGAAAACAATTCTTGACAATTGTGAATCTCCATCATTTGGCGGTCCTGATGGAAGAACGGCTTTGCATGCTGCCGTTTTGGATGACAGTGAAAGCG AATGTTTGAAAATACTCCTGGATAGGAACAAAGATCTCGTAAAGGTAGCAGACAAGTATGGATGGACTGCATTTCATTATGTGGCATATTATGATTATGATACTTTAGTTGAAAGTCTAGTAAGGGCCGATAGATCTGTGGCGTACTTGGCGGATAAGAAATATAGTAGAACAGCTCTTCATGTCGCAGCATATAAAGGGAGTGTTGGAGTAATGAAGGAACTTCTTAAATATTTTCCAGATTTGGTGGATATTCTAGATATGAGTGGTCGAAATGTGTTGCACATTGCTGTGGAGAAAGGCCAGAAGGACGTTATCAGATTTATTTGTTCACGGGGTTTTAAAGCAATCAATAACCTTTTTATTCAAAAGGATATAAGAGATGGAAATACACCTCTTCACCTCATTGCAATGTTGGGATGTTATGTCGAGGAAGTCATGGATCTAAAGGCGCTTGACTGGGAAGTACTGAACAACAGAGATGAAACTCCCCTGGACTTGCTGCGTATATCTAATATTAAACCAGATCAGTTTCTACAAGAGACCGGAATTAATAAG GTGATGATCGAAGAAACACTAATCAAGGCCAATGTCAAACAGCACAAGTACTTGCGAAGCACACAAAAAGAGCCCGACATTGAGATGGGGGAGTGGGAAAACACAGTTAAGACACTTACTTCAGTGATGGTCACAGAGTTTAACAAAGTGCTCAGCACTCATATGATATTGGCTGCACTCATAGCCACAGTAGCCTTGACAGCCGGATTCAGCATGCCAGGTGGTTTCAATGGGAACGAAGGACCAACTCAAGGATCCCCGATCCTTTTAAGGAAAGCAGCTTTCCGGACATTTATAGTAACAGATGCAGTAGCCCTCTTATCTTCAATTTCATCATTATTCCTTTACTTCATGACAACAATTGATAGGCATGGTCTTTTATTAGAAAATTTGGTCCACATCTCCGCGCTACTCAATGTTGTTTCAGTTACATCAATGATGTTGGCTTTCATAACAGGGACTTATGCTGTGCTAGCTCACTCATCAGCTCTGGCAATTACTGTATGTGTCATCTCGTCCTTATTCTTTTACCTTCTTATGTCCGTATTCTCTTATTTACTCTTGTTCAATGGGAATATCTATCTATTCTTTACTATTCTGGCCCTTCAACCGTTAAAACTACCATTAGCAAGCACAGCTGGAGCTTGCAAGAAATACTTGAAGAGCCTGAAAATGAGAATGACATTGACCAAGTCAACTGAGAACAAGTCCGAAAGTATTGTATGA
- the LOC141702480 gene encoding uncharacterized protein LOC141702480, with amino-acid sequence MPLATITAKKIKDFVFKSIVCRFSISYKLISDNWKQFDSKELRKLCEDLNIKKDIAAVYHPQSNGQKEAINKIIKHTLKAKLEEKKGDWPEEMPMRISRYFNKKVKSVPFKVRDLVLRKVMPNTKIAQHGVLGANWEGPYKVKAILWKGTYRLKDLDGKLIPRAWNVEHLRKYYQ; translated from the exons ATGCCACTGGCCACGATCACAGCAAAGAAGATAAAGGACTTCGTGTTCAAATCCATAGTCTGCAGGTTCAGTATTTCATACAAACTCATCTCGGATAATTGGAAGCAGTTTGACAGTAAAGAGCTAAGGAAGCTTTGTGAAGACTTAAACATCAAGAAAGATATTGCCGCGGTCTATCACCCGCAAAGCAATGGTCAGAAAGAAGctataaacaaaatcataaagcATACTTTGAAGGCTAAGTTGGAAGAAAAGAAGGGAGATTGGCCAGAGGAGATGCCTATG AGAATCTCGAGGTATTTTAATAAGAAGGTAAAGTCCGTGCCATTCAAGGTGAGGGATCTTGTATTACGGAAGGTCATGCCAAACACCAAAATAGCTCAACATGGAGTGCTTGGAGCTAACTGGGAgggaccatacaaggtcaaggCTATACTTTGGAAGGGAACCTATCGCCTGAAAGATTTGGATGGAAAGCTTATTCCTCGAGCTTGGAATGTGGAGCATTTACGgaagtattatcagtag